One Halolamina litorea genomic window carries:
- a CDS encoding geranylgeranyl reductase family protein: protein MYDFAVVGVGPAGARVARRAAEAGHDVIAFEQGQIGTPLACSGHVSGDIWEYTPEGAREELLQNHVYGADFHVGGPGSEAYSFYKDEPVSNVIDREHLDRVLADAAVDAGADVRDGHTVTGVEEGLDSVELTVSPDDDEPFTVEAKMVAGCDGPVSRVRRSVGLPEPDEKLHGVLGFDPEPDHGDFVDVHLTVPSFFAWRIPRGEAGVEYGLAVRPDADEDARARFDDLVDAYGADIDRFCSGAIPIGPPDSVTSHRVFLVGDAAAQTKPFTGGGILYGMRSADHAVRQIDPDDPATLSAYETAWREELETEIRMGHWLRRAYSLPGPIQRLGLRATSGKIGVHMDRPTTLFSREHLRSYLP, encoded by the coding sequence ATGTACGACTTCGCCGTCGTCGGCGTCGGCCCCGCCGGCGCGCGCGTCGCCCGGCGTGCCGCCGAGGCGGGCCACGACGTGATCGCCTTCGAACAAGGGCAGATCGGAACGCCGCTCGCCTGTTCGGGGCACGTCTCGGGGGACATCTGGGAGTACACGCCGGAGGGCGCCCGCGAGGAGTTGCTCCAGAACCACGTCTACGGTGCCGACTTCCACGTCGGCGGCCCGGGGAGCGAGGCCTACTCCTTCTACAAGGACGAACCGGTCTCGAACGTCATCGACCGCGAACACCTCGACCGGGTTCTGGCCGACGCCGCCGTCGACGCCGGCGCCGACGTCCGTGACGGTCACACGGTCACGGGCGTCGAGGAGGGCCTCGACAGCGTCGAACTCACCGTCTCGCCCGACGACGACGAGCCCTTCACCGTCGAAGCGAAGATGGTCGCCGGCTGTGACGGCCCGGTCTCGCGGGTCCGCCGGTCGGTCGGCCTCCCCGAACCCGACGAGAAGCTCCACGGCGTGCTGGGGTTCGACCCCGAACCTGACCACGGCGACTTCGTCGACGTGCATCTGACGGTGCCGAGTTTCTTCGCGTGGCGCATCCCCCGCGGGGAGGCCGGCGTCGAGTACGGGCTGGCGGTCCGCCCCGACGCCGACGAGGACGCGCGAGCGCGCTTCGACGACCTCGTCGACGCCTACGGCGCCGACATCGACCGCTTCTGTTCCGGCGCCATCCCCATCGGGCCGCCCGACTCGGTCACCTCACACCGCGTGTTCCTCGTCGGCGACGCCGCCGCCCAGACGAAGCCGTTCACCGGCGGGGGCATCCTCTACGGCATGCGCTCGGCGGATCACGCGGTCCGACAGATCGACCCGGACGACCCCGCGACGCTCTCGGCCTACGAGACGGCCTGGCGCGAGGAACTGGAAACGGAGATCAGGATGGGTCACTGGCTCCGCCGGGCGTACTCGCTGCCCGGGCCGATCCAGCGGCTCGGACTCCGTGCGACGTCCGGAAAGATCGGGGTCCACATGGATCGGCCGACGACGCTGTTCTCCCGCGAGCACCTGCGCAGTTACCTGCCTTAG
- a CDS encoding PAS domain-containing protein: MANNPPEERRVLLRMRDGENRRLLGEWLADEPGYQPIVADSDDAFNAEFDCAILDTATLPESGDNLAARRRMEPVFLPVLLLLPKRTGGDALKALEQLPGHVRSSVDDTIEAPVQKRALRHRLDTLVRAREYAEQLNRSRDRYHRLLEMLPEAVLLLRDGATEYVNEAAISLLEREEPHLIGDHPVTYVAPEDQPALARYLRELRNGRGETGVKVEIVADGERVPVEFRGVRLFEEDDDGDDEPLVQLLIHEAEMIDGEALGQP, translated from the coding sequence ATGGCCAATAACCCCCCCGAGGAACGGCGGGTCCTCCTGCGGATGCGGGACGGGGAGAACCGTCGCCTGCTCGGGGAGTGGCTGGCCGACGAGCCGGGCTACCAGCCGATCGTCGCCGACTCCGACGACGCGTTCAACGCGGAGTTCGACTGTGCGATCCTCGACACCGCGACGCTGCCGGAGTCCGGCGACAACCTCGCGGCGCGGCGTCGGATGGAGCCGGTGTTCCTGCCGGTGTTGCTGTTGCTCCCCAAACGAACCGGCGGCGACGCGCTGAAAGCCTTAGAGCAGCTTCCGGGCCACGTCCGTAGCAGTGTCGACGACACAATCGAGGCGCCGGTCCAGAAGCGTGCGCTCCGCCACCGGCTGGACACGCTCGTTCGCGCTCGGGAGTACGCCGAGCAGTTGAACCGCTCGCGCGACCGGTACCACCGGCTGCTCGAGATGCTGCCCGAAGCCGTGCTGTTGCTCCGGGACGGCGCGACCGAGTACGTCAACGAGGCCGCCATCTCGCTGCTCGAACGCGAGGAGCCACACCTGATCGGCGACCACCCGGTCACCTACGTCGCGCCGGAGGACCAACCGGCGCTCGCACGCTATCTTCGCGAACTCCGAAACGGTCGCGGTGAGACGGGTGTCAAAGTCGAGATCGTCGCCGACGGCGAACGGGTTCCCGTGGAGTTCCGCGGGGTCAGACTGTTCGAGGAGGACGACGACGGCGACGACGAGCCGCTGGTCCAACTCCTGATCCACGAAGCGGAGATGATCGACGGCGAGGCGCTGGGACAGCCCTAA
- a CDS encoding ATPase domain-containing protein gives MSVERVSTGVGGLDDVLQGGLVAERTYMIRGSPGTGKTILGLQFLTAEPEEKTLCVNFEETTENITQNAESLGIDVSDVEFLDLSPDSDVFTETQSYDVFAPDEVESEGVTERIVEAVDKHDPDRVFVDPVTQLRHFSPDDYQFRKEVASFMSYLRERGATVLFSTQPTEEDPDDDLQFICDGTISMSHAEKGRVIEVPKFRGSDFQSGQHTVQIGEGGLTVFPILEPEQHETEFEAHSLSSGITGLDSMLHGGIERGAVTVISGSSGVGKTTTGTAFMKEAAQREERSVIYLFEEAMETFVHRCESIGIPVEEMMESGSLRVEEMEPLQVSADEFAAKVRREVEEKGAEMVMIDGLSGYRLSIRGDEEELVRELHSLCRYCKNMGVTVVLTDDVEGVTGDFEPTSARISYLADNIMFLRYLELDGQLHKAAGVLKKRASDFERGLREFRITEDGVQVGEPLTDLRGILTGTPTFDENGQ, from the coding sequence ATGTCGGTAGAACGCGTTTCTACGGGTGTGGGCGGACTCGACGACGTCCTACAGGGGGGGCTCGTCGCGGAGCGAACGTACATGATTCGGGGGTCGCCGGGGACCGGGAAGACGATCCTCGGCCTGCAGTTCCTGACCGCCGAACCCGAGGAAAAGACCCTCTGTGTCAACTTCGAGGAGACCACGGAGAACATCACGCAGAACGCCGAGAGCCTCGGGATCGACGTCTCGGACGTCGAGTTCCTCGACCTCTCGCCGGACTCGGACGTGTTCACGGAGACCCAGTCCTACGACGTGTTCGCGCCGGACGAGGTCGAGTCCGAGGGCGTCACCGAGCGCATCGTCGAGGCCGTCGACAAACACGACCCGGACCGGGTGTTCGTCGACCCGGTGACCCAGCTTCGACATTTCTCGCCGGACGACTACCAGTTCCGCAAGGAGGTCGCCTCGTTCATGAGCTACCTCCGCGAGCGGGGGGCGACGGTGCTGTTCTCCACGCAGCCGACCGAGGAGGACCCCGACGACGACCTCCAGTTCATCTGTGACGGGACGATCTCGATGAGCCACGCCGAGAAGGGTCGCGTCATCGAGGTGCCGAAGTTCCGTGGGTCGGACTTCCAGAGCGGCCAGCACACCGTCCAGATCGGCGAGGGCGGGCTCACGGTGTTCCCGATCCTCGAACCCGAACAGCACGAGACCGAGTTCGAGGCCCACTCGCTGTCGTCGGGCATCACCGGGCTCGACTCGATGCTCCACGGCGGGATCGAACGCGGCGCGGTCACCGTTATCAGCGGCTCCAGTGGGGTCGGGAAGACCACCACCGGCACCGCGTTCATGAAGGAGGCCGCCCAGCGCGAGGAGCGCTCGGTGATCTACCTGTTCGAGGAGGCCATGGAGACGTTCGTCCACCGGTGTGAGAGCATCGGCATCCCCGTCGAGGAGATGATGGAGTCCGGCAGCCTCCGTGTCGAGGAGATGGAGCCGCTGCAGGTGTCGGCCGACGAGTTCGCCGCCAAGGTTCGCAGGGAGGTCGAGGAGAAGGGGGCCGAGATGGTGATGATCGACGGGCTCTCGGGCTACCGACTCTCGATCCGCGGCGACGAGGAGGAGCTCGTCCGCGAACTCCACTCGCTCTGTCGGTACTGTAAGAACATGGGCGTCACCGTCGTCCTCACCGACGATGTCGAGGGCGTCACCGGCGATTTCGAGCCCACGAGCGCACGGATCAGCTACCTCGCGGACAACATCATGTTCCTCCGGTATCTCGAACTCGACGGACAGCTCCACAAGGCCGCCGGGGTGCTCAAGAAGCGCGCCTCCGACTTCGAACGCGGACTGCGGGAGTTCCGGATCACCGAAGACGGGGTGCAGGTGGGGGAGCCACTCACCGACCTCAGGGGCATCCTGACCGGTACGCCGACGTTCGACGAGAATGGCCAATAA
- a CDS encoding glycine cleavage T C-terminal barrel domain-containing protein, whose amino-acid sequence MTLVGGSHAAHGATFGRRGGREVVEEYGRAERAVRAVRNAVGVIEMGYGVVVVSGEDRHAVVDDAVTNDVPDADGEGCYALVLDTAGTVDTELFVYTTGERLLLFTPPGRADALVTRLGESGADATVREATTEFGVFGVHGPMATEKVASVLHNAGAPTGAFSFVRGSMGDAGVSVVAGDAPGGEESYEVICAADDAEEVWTTLLSRGNGAAPFGYRTYETLALEAGTPLFASEIRGNRPESVGLTGAAGLPTGDDAHRRLVGIELGGEKGDPLPDPGAAVVDGGESVGRLTRACWSPSRSAAIGFAFVSRDATVTAVRADGVEFPADRASLPFVDGSDRSGRLPSF is encoded by the coding sequence ATGACGCTCGTCGGTGGGAGCCACGCCGCACACGGGGCAACGTTCGGTCGGCGCGGCGGCCGCGAGGTGGTCGAGGAGTACGGACGCGCCGAGCGAGCGGTCCGGGCGGTCCGTAACGCCGTCGGCGTGATCGAGATGGGCTACGGCGTCGTTGTCGTGAGCGGCGAGGACCGCCACGCCGTCGTCGACGACGCCGTCACCAACGACGTGCCCGACGCCGACGGCGAGGGCTGTTACGCGCTCGTCCTCGACACCGCGGGGACGGTCGATACCGAACTGTTCGTCTACACGACCGGCGAGCGACTGCTGCTGTTCACGCCGCCGGGCCGCGCCGACGCGCTCGTCACCCGACTCGGCGAGTCCGGCGCCGACGCGACCGTCCGCGAGGCGACGACCGAGTTCGGCGTCTTCGGCGTCCACGGGCCGATGGCGACCGAGAAGGTCGCCTCTGTACTCCACAATGCCGGCGCGCCAACGGGGGCGTTCTCGTTCGTCCGCGGGTCGATGGGTGACGCCGGCGTCTCCGTCGTCGCCGGCGACGCCCCCGGCGGCGAGGAGAGCTACGAGGTGATCTGTGCCGCTGACGACGCCGAGGAGGTGTGGACCACGCTGCTCTCGCGGGGCAACGGCGCCGCCCCCTTCGGCTACCGGACCTACGAGACGCTGGCGCTCGAAGCCGGGACGCCACTGTTCGCCTCCGAGATACGGGGCAACCGACCCGAATCGGTCGGGCTGACTGGCGCCGCGGGGCTCCCGACCGGCGACGACGCCCACCGGCGGCTGGTCGGAATCGAACTCGGCGGCGAGAAGGGTGATCCCCTCCCGGACCCGGGGGCAGCGGTCGTCGACGGCGGTGAGTCGGTCGGCCGGCTGACGCGAGCGTGCTGGAGTCCGTCGCGCTCGGCGGCCATCGGGTTCGCGTTCGTGTCCCGGGACGCCACCGTGACGGCCGTCCGTGCTGACGGGGTGGAGTTCCCGGCCGACCGGGCGTCGCTCCCGTTCGTCGACGGAAGCGATCGCTCGGGCCGGCTGCCGTCGTTCTGA
- a CDS encoding DUF6432 family protein: MAVSPEHRDRDEVEFGVLAALADRADEGMSVLELRAAVDADIDRLEPALAELKEAELIEVEREDDRVVLYPADGVVADPEEMADEEPSVLSIIRNRFGL; encoded by the coding sequence ATGGCAGTCAGTCCGGAGCACCGTGACCGCGATGAAGTCGAGTTCGGGGTGCTTGCCGCGCTTGCGGACCGCGCCGACGAAGGGATGAGCGTACTCGAACTCCGCGCGGCGGTCGACGCCGACATCGACCGACTCGAACCCGCGCTCGCGGAGTTGAAGGAGGCCGAGCTGATCGAGGTCGAACGCGAGGACGACCGCGTCGTCCTCTACCCCGCGGACGGCGTCGTCGCCGACCCCGAGGAGATGGCCGACGAGGAGCCGAGCGTCCTGTCGATCATCCGCAACCGGTTCGGGCTCTGA
- a CDS encoding DUF7093 family protein — protein sequence MGLRCLLGHDFDEPETERERNEEGNEVVVTVREVKTCKRCGEKQVVSENKEITSIDQLRQSATGEPAGSSSQPASDAGNAATADSPGDSAADQWSADELSTDRDDAGTAGSRPEPDEAAAESESAEPESAPAQDPIDRGVADIIEQAEKDDDMLASEAAESEPDAQSEQTDEDDDVPVHPGQRGPDDDEEAPDAESDDGVILDDGDDARPEDARRQWEEEASPEEVPGDDLNVGEPVSPDGEDAEIIDAGPENNATPEPANEPESQPSSTASVAEDEDAEILDAGPEPSESPEPTNEPEPEPTSEPEPEREETEDGHMPWPAAPGEDEGHDATVPDGEPADIDFGGGITPSDADRDQPAATRESTAHSEPESDPEPEPETEPASEPDRANGHRDEQGDSTAADAPTATVDLEQSSRDAGRQYVCPECGLTRDVGNSSMRAGDICPECRKGYITEQQKAE from the coding sequence ATGGGACTTAGGTGTCTGCTCGGACACGACTTCGACGAGCCGGAAACCGAGCGCGAACGAAACGAGGAGGGTAACGAGGTCGTCGTTACCGTCCGGGAGGTCAAGACGTGTAAGCGCTGTGGGGAGAAGCAGGTCGTCAGCGAGAACAAAGAGATCACCTCCATCGACCAGCTTCGACAGTCCGCGACGGGCGAGCCCGCCGGGTCGTCGAGCCAGCCCGCGAGCGACGCCGGGAACGCCGCCACGGCGGACAGTCCGGGCGACAGCGCGGCCGACCAGTGGAGTGCCGACGAACTCTCGACGGACCGGGACGACGCCGGCACCGCCGGGAGCCGGCCCGAACCGGACGAGGCTGCCGCCGAGAGCGAGTCGGCGGAACCGGAGTCGGCACCCGCGCAGGACCCTATCGACCGCGGCGTCGCCGACATCATCGAACAGGCCGAGAAGGACGACGACATGCTCGCGAGCGAGGCGGCCGAGTCCGAGCCAGACGCCCAGTCCGAGCAGACCGACGAGGACGACGACGTGCCGGTCCACCCCGGCCAGCGCGGCCCCGACGACGACGAGGAGGCGCCCGACGCCGAGAGCGACGACGGCGTGATCCTCGACGACGGCGACGACGCCCGACCCGAGGACGCCCGCCGGCAGTGGGAGGAGGAGGCCAGTCCCGAGGAGGTCCCCGGGGACGACCTGAACGTCGGTGAGCCCGTCTCGCCCGACGGCGAGGACGCCGAGATCATCGACGCCGGCCCCGAGAACAACGCGACACCGGAGCCGGCGAACGAGCCCGAGAGCCAGCCCAGTTCCACGGCCTCCGTCGCGGAGGACGAGGACGCCGAGATCCTCGATGCCGGCCCCGAACCCTCCGAGAGTCCGGAGCCGACGAACGAACCGGAGCCGGAGCCGACGAGCGAGCCCGAACCGGAGCGCGAGGAGACCGAGGACGGCCACATGCCGTGGCCCGCAGCCCCCGGCGAGGACGAGGGCCACGACGCCACCGTACCCGACGGCGAGCCGGCCGACATCGACTTCGGCGGCGGTATCACTCCCAGCGACGCCGACCGGGACCAACCGGCGGCGACGCGGGAGTCGACGGCACACAGCGAGCCGGAGTCCGACCCGGAACCGGAGCCCGAGACGGAGCCGGCGAGCGAACCGGACCGCGCGAACGGCCACCGGGACGAACAGGGTGACTCGACGGCCGCCGACGCGCCGACCGCGACCGTCGACCTGGAGCAGTCCAGCCGCGACGCCGGCCGACAGTACGTCTGCCCCGAGTGCGGGCTGACCCGCGACGTGGGGAACTCCTCGATGCGGGCCGGCGACATCTGCCCCGAATGCCGGAAGGGGTACATCACCGAACAGCAGAAGGCGGAGTAG
- a CDS encoding DUF5611 family protein — MKEYKMRRGETLEERIPDMEATVEEYFGEISGTEEYKGSDLYVVEEPDNPVFERIVAGAVKYSGKKDWLGVEFEERDPTELGPDELEAAGEAVDAKNDFLLEATGRDAKSRRESLKREVEDDAPDY; from the coding sequence ATGAAGGAGTACAAGATGCGACGGGGCGAGACCCTCGAAGAGCGCATCCCGGACATGGAAGCGACCGTCGAGGAGTACTTCGGCGAGATCTCCGGCACCGAGGAGTACAAGGGGAGTGACCTCTACGTCGTCGAGGAGCCCGACAACCCCGTGTTCGAGCGCATCGTCGCCGGCGCGGTGAAGTACTCGGGTAAGAAGGACTGGCTCGGCGTGGAGTTCGAGGAGCGTGACCCCACCGAACTCGGCCCCGACGAACTCGAAGCCGCCGGCGAGGCCGTCGACGCCAAGAACGACTTCCTGCTCGAAGCCACCGGCCGCGACGCCAAGTCCCGCCGCGAGTCCCTCAAGCGCGAAGTCGAGGACGACGCCCCCGACTACTAG
- a CDS encoding SDR family NAD(P)-dependent oxidoreductase codes for MHDADLDGRVALVTGSASGVGRGLALALADAGADVAVHYHSSDAAAATTAADAEALGVTATTVQGDVTDPESVNGMFEAVEAELGSVDVLVNNVGDFDPRHWSEIDLADWNRVLDTNLTGTMLCCRRALPAMRGQEWGRIVNVGYAGSDKALTGATNFPYFVAKTGVLMFTRMLASDTQDDGITVNAVSPYVIETSDEFPDEAPRGRWGTVEDVANAALFFCDSDSDYVSGENIEIDGGWLPESI; via the coding sequence ATGCACGACGCAGACCTCGACGGCCGGGTCGCGCTGGTCACCGGGAGCGCCTCGGGCGTGGGCCGAGGGCTCGCGCTCGCGCTGGCCGACGCCGGCGCGGACGTGGCGGTTCACTACCACAGCAGCGACGCCGCCGCGGCGACGACGGCCGCCGACGCCGAGGCCCTCGGCGTGACGGCGACGACGGTACAGGGCGACGTGACCGACCCCGAGAGCGTGAACGGGATGTTCGAGGCGGTCGAGGCGGAACTCGGGAGCGTCGACGTGCTCGTGAACAACGTCGGCGACTTCGACCCGCGCCACTGGTCGGAGATCGATCTCGCGGACTGGAACCGGGTGCTCGACACCAACCTCACCGGGACGATGCTCTGCTGTCGCCGGGCGCTCCCCGCGATGCGCGGACAGGAGTGGGGACGGATCGTCAACGTCGGCTACGCGGGCAGCGACAAGGCACTGACCGGAGCGACGAACTTCCCCTATTTCGTCGCCAAGACGGGCGTGTTGATGTTCACCAGGATGCTCGCGAGCGACACGCAGGACGACGGGATCACCGTCAACGCCGTCTCGCCGTACGTGATCGAGACGAGCGACGAGTTCCCCGACGAGGCCCCGCGCGGCCGCTGGGGCACCGTCGAGGACGTGGCGAACGCGGCGCTCTTTTTCTGTGACTCGGACAGCGATTACGTGTCAGGTGAGAACATCGAGATCGACGGCGGCTGGCTGCCGGAGTCGATCTAG
- a CDS encoding LVIVD repeat-containing protein, producing the protein MRRREALAVLAGGTFFSRTAAAHPTPVGTPGEGTPRTREDTYGPVGRVEIEGTTDAVVTPDGATAFVAATTGYAVVDLSDPTDPTVIAERRGLLSDRENGPLRGIYDVKRSGDTLLVVGPANPGQSAIAGALVVDVSDPADPQHRSFYETPYPIHNAFLDGDTAYLTANTGERRRLAIVDVSGEPTAIAEWDLTDYDDDWELPPPIPRILHDVYVQDDVAYLAHWDAGTWLLDVSDPSEPSVISHIGRGPETVADDFRYGDDSYDALPGNDHYAAVDEAGDLLAIGREAWATEDLPEGGPGGIDLYDISDPAAPRQLSTIQPPPTPDATQEGSWTTAHNFEFRDGVLYSAWYRGGVKRHDVSDPTAPEQLTWWADRPHAEFWTARVGVPGSTFVASSRATTDSAAALYVFPDGPGETTWGFGDDPAVATRSPTAIGTDAPSETAADGPGFGALTGLAGIGVGTLAWWRSRSE; encoded by the coding sequence ATGCGCAGGCGCGAGGCGCTCGCCGTACTCGCCGGCGGCACGTTCTTCTCCCGCACCGCCGCCGCCCACCCGACGCCGGTCGGCACCCCCGGCGAGGGCACACCCCGTACCAGAGAGGACACCTACGGCCCGGTCGGCCGGGTCGAAATCGAGGGGACGACCGACGCCGTCGTCACGCCCGACGGCGCCACCGCCTTCGTCGCCGCTACCACCGGCTACGCCGTCGTCGACCTCTCGGACCCCACTGACCCGACCGTGATCGCCGAGCGCCGCGGCCTCCTTTCGGACCGCGAGAACGGCCCGCTCCGCGGGATCTACGACGTGAAACGCTCCGGCGACACCCTGCTGGTCGTCGGGCCCGCGAACCCCGGCCAGAGCGCCATCGCCGGCGCGCTGGTCGTCGACGTGAGCGACCCCGCGGACCCGCAACACCGCTCGTTCTACGAGACGCCCTACCCGATCCACAACGCCTTCCTCGACGGTGATACCGCCTACCTGACCGCCAACACCGGCGAGCGCCGCCGGCTGGCGATCGTCGACGTGAGCGGCGAGCCAACCGCCATCGCCGAATGGGACCTCACCGACTACGACGACGACTGGGAGCTACCGCCGCCGATCCCACGGATCCTCCACGACGTGTACGTCCAGGACGACGTGGCCTACCTCGCCCACTGGGACGCCGGAACGTGGCTGCTCGACGTGTCAGACCCGAGCGAACCGTCGGTCATCAGCCACATCGGCCGCGGCCCCGAGACCGTCGCCGACGACTTCCGGTACGGCGACGACAGCTACGACGCGCTGCCGGGCAACGACCACTACGCCGCCGTCGACGAGGCCGGGGACCTGCTGGCCATCGGCCGCGAAGCGTGGGCGACCGAGGACCTCCCCGAGGGCGGCCCCGGCGGCATCGACCTCTACGACATCAGCGACCCGGCCGCCCCCCGACAGCTCTCGACGATCCAGCCGCCGCCGACCCCCGACGCGACGCAGGAGGGTTCGTGGACGACCGCCCACAACTTCGAGTTCCGCGACGGCGTCCTCTATAGCGCGTGGTACCGCGGCGGCGTCAAGCGCCACGACGTGTCGGACCCGACCGCGCCCGAACAGCTGACGTGGTGGGCCGACCGCCCCCACGCGGAGTTCTGGACCGCCCGCGTCGGCGTGCCCGGTTCGACGTTCGTCGCCTCCTCACGGGCGACCACTGACTCGGCGGCGGCGCTGTACGTCTTCCCCGACGGGCCGGGCGAGACGACGTGGGGGTTCGGCGACGACCCGGCGGTCGCGACACGGTCGCCGACAGCCATCGGGACCGACGCTCCAAGCGAGACAGCCGCCGACGGACCCGGGTTCGGGGCGCTCACCGGGCTCGCCGGCATCGGCGTCGGCACGCTGGCGTGGTGGCGCTCGCGCTCGGAGTGA
- a CDS encoding LVIVD repeat-containing protein, translating to MRRRDALRLLGGGFAGSLAVGSLPGSAAAHPTPAGTDATGTSAPRVDAGYGPLGRVELPGATEAVVSADGTTAFVAVGDGFAVVDVSDPAEPSVVAERRGINVSRDLLAGDLGRSFDSVTDVAVDGDTLVVVNDGGGISGALVVDVSDPESPEERAFHETTYRIHNCEVADGRAYLTADYSGGRLDVLDVAGEPERVGSWSITDHDESWGSVPNGARDVHDVTVQDGVAYLAHWDAGTWLVDLQDPDSPSPITHIGRDPDAVVDAYGRDADTAYSMPGNAHYAAVDEAGDLLAVGREARATETLPEGGPAGIDLYDVSSSSDPSHRATIVPPRDPDGRGGVWTTPHNFDLRNGVLYSSWYNGGVKRHDVSDPADPRELTWWADPPHAEFWAARAAVPGGSFVATSRGTGRSPARLYTFPDGPGETAWGYGEGIPEDLPTREPSTAAEVSAPGYGPLSALAGIGVAGALAWWRERS from the coding sequence GTGCGCAGACGCGACGCCCTCCGGCTGCTCGGCGGCGGCTTCGCCGGCAGCCTCGCGGTCGGATCGCTGCCCGGGAGCGCCGCCGCTCACCCGACACCCGCCGGCACCGACGCCACGGGCACGTCGGCGCCGCGGGTCGACGCCGGCTACGGCCCGCTCGGGCGGGTCGAACTCCCCGGCGCAACCGAGGCGGTCGTCTCGGCCGACGGCACCACCGCCTTCGTGGCTGTCGGTGACGGCTTCGCGGTCGTCGACGTGAGCGACCCCGCGGAGCCGAGCGTCGTCGCCGAGCGCCGCGGGATCAACGTGAGCCGCGACCTACTCGCCGGTGACCTCGGCCGATCGTTCGACAGCGTCACCGACGTCGCCGTCGACGGCGACACCCTCGTCGTCGTCAACGACGGTGGCGGTATCTCGGGCGCGCTCGTCGTCGACGTGTCCGACCCCGAATCGCCCGAGGAGCGGGCGTTCCACGAGACGACCTACCGGATTCACAACTGCGAGGTCGCCGACGGCCGGGCGTACCTCACCGCCGACTACTCCGGCGGTCGGCTGGACGTACTCGACGTGGCCGGGGAGCCCGAACGGGTCGGTAGCTGGTCGATCACGGACCACGACGAGTCCTGGGGGAGCGTCCCCAACGGCGCTCGCGACGTCCACGACGTGACCGTGCAGGACGGCGTCGCCTACCTCGCCCACTGGGACGCCGGAACCTGGCTGGTCGACCTGCAGGACCCCGACAGCCCCTCGCCGATCACCCACATCGGCCGCGACCCCGACGCTGTCGTCGACGCCTACGGGCGCGACGCTGACACGGCCTACTCGATGCCGGGCAACGCCCACTACGCCGCCGTGGACGAGGCGGGCGACCTGCTCGCAGTCGGTCGTGAGGCACGCGCGACCGAGACGCTCCCCGAGGGCGGGCCGGCCGGTATCGACCTCTACGACGTCTCGAGTTCGAGCGACCCGAGCCACCGTGCCACCATCGTGCCGCCCCGTGACCCCGACGGACGTGGCGGCGTGTGGACGACCCCCCACAACTTCGACCTCCGGAACGGGGTTCTCTACAGTTCGTGGTACAACGGCGGCGTGAAGCGCCACGACGTGTCCGACCCCGCAGACCCACGGGAACTGACGTGGTGGGCCGACCCGCCTCACGCGGAGTTCTGGGCCGCCCGAGCAGCCGTCCCGGGGGGCAGTTTCGTCGCCACTTCCCGGGGCACCGGCCGCTCCCCCGCACGCCTCTACACCTTCCCCGACGGGCCGGGCGAGACGGCATGGGGCTACGGCGAGGGGATCCCCGAGGACCTTCCGACCCGTGAGCCGTCGACGGCCGCCGAGGTCAGCGCACCCGGCTACGGCCCGCTGTCGGCGCTCGCGGGGATCGGCGTCGCCGGCGCGCTGGCGTGGTGGCGGGAACGATCGTGA
- a CDS encoding NifU family protein, with translation MSEESLKTRVENWMVGQMPIIQMHGGRSVVREADPETGTVTVELGGSCAGCGISDLTAQNIKRDLILEFDDVDEVHVLVPSTGEQGEATVEGGRGGELQYGTENPNHF, from the coding sequence ATGAGCGAGGAGAGCCTCAAAACACGCGTCGAGAACTGGATGGTCGGGCAGATGCCCATCATCCAGATGCACGGCGGCCGGAGCGTCGTCCGGGAGGCCGACCCCGAGACCGGCACGGTCACCGTCGAACTCGGCGGCTCGTGTGCCGGCTGCGGGATCAGCGACCTCACGGCCCAGAACATCAAGCGCGACCTGATCCTCGAGTTCGACGACGTCGACGAGGTCCACGTGCTCGTCCCCTCGACGGGTGAACAGGGCGAGGCGACCGTCGAGGGCGGCCGCGGCGGCGAACTCCAGTACGGGACCGAGAACCCCAACCACTTCTGA